In Aquila chrysaetos chrysaetos chromosome 10, bAquChr1.4, whole genome shotgun sequence, the following proteins share a genomic window:
- the TM4SF4 gene encoding transmembrane 4 L6 family member 4 has protein sequence MCTGGCAKCLGTTLIPLAVLCTLANILLFFPGGKVVENNVHITNEVWYFGGILGSGVLMIFPALVFLGLKNNDCCGCCGNESCGKRFAMFSSIIFAAVGVLGAGYCFVLSAVALNRGPKCYNGTEWTYPFQDGNYLANHTLWNACQSPENIVPWNLTLFSLLLVMSGIQVVLCGIQVVNGLLGTICGDCQCCGCCGGDGTV, from the exons aTGTGCACGGGAGGTTGTGCTAAGTGCCTGGGAACCACTCTTATCCCTCTGGCTGTGCTATGTACCCTCGCtaacattttgttgtttttccctgGAGGAAAAGTGGTTGAAAACAACGTACACATTACAAATGAGGTTTGGTACTTCGGAGGGATCTTGGGATCTGGTGTATTG ATGATCTTTCCTGCCTTGGTATTTTTGGGTCTTAAGAATAATGATTGCTGTGGATGCTGTGGTAATGAGAGCTGTGGAAAGAGGTTTGCG ATGTTTTCTTCTATAATATTTGCTGCAGTTGGAGTTCTGGGAGCTGgatactgctttgttttgtcaGCAGTAGCCCTAAACAGAGGCCCTAAATGTTACAATGGAACAGAGTGGACCTATCCTTTCCAGGATGG GAATTACCTCGCTAACCACACATTGTGGAATGCGTGTCAGTCACCCGAAAACATAGTCCCGTGGAACCTAACCCTCTTCTCCTTGCTGCTCGTCATGAGTGGGATCCAGGTAGTGCTCTGTGGCATTCAGGTGGTGAATGGCCTGTTGGGAACAATCTGTGGGGACTGCCAATGTTGCGGATGTTGTGGG ggaGATGGAACTGTCTAA